The Chryseobacterium aureum genome contains a region encoding:
- a CDS encoding caspase family protein: MKKALIVGINDYAPIGYGGPDLNGCVNDARDMANTLVICGFSPAKIKILTNQNATRANILNYLKSMISTSVKGDSLVFYYSGHGTRVANIGTDLELDGLDEAICPHDYASAGVIRDDDFKTVLSKLKAGVNMEVIFDCCYSGTGTRKMDLGLEADLLNETARYIPPMLEDEFYLTYASEIEASKSSKKSTVLTKALIPVAGMNHTLWAAAKDNQVSMEGNISGQIRGYFTYHFCKILRATNGNIVRKTLDKQVAIALAAMGAAQINQTESITAEFSQKIFT; the protein is encoded by the coding sequence ATGAAAAAAGCACTTATCGTAGGTATTAATGATTATGCACCCATCGGATACGGAGGTCCGGACCTTAATGGTTGTGTAAATGATGCGAGAGATATGGCAAACACGTTGGTGATCTGTGGTTTTAGTCCGGCAAAGATTAAAATCCTGACCAATCAAAATGCAACAAGAGCGAATATATTAAACTATCTGAAATCAATGATCAGCACAAGCGTAAAAGGAGATTCTCTTGTTTTCTATTATTCGGGACACGGAACCAGAGTGGCGAATATCGGAACAGATCTGGAACTGGATGGCTTAGACGAAGCGATTTGTCCGCACGATTATGCCAGTGCAGGGGTCATTCGTGATGATGATTTTAAAACCGTTCTCAGTAAGCTAAAAGCCGGAGTGAATATGGAAGTGATCTTCGACTGCTGTTATTCCGGTACAGGAACCCGGAAAATGGATCTGGGATTAGAAGCAGATCTTCTCAACGAAACCGCCCGTTATATTCCTCCAATGCTGGAAGATGAATTTTATCTGACCTATGCCAGTGAAATAGAAGCTTCTAAAAGTTCAAAAAAATCAACCGTTCTTACCAAAGCTCTGATTCCTGTTGCCGGAATGAATCACACGTTATGGGCCGCAGCAAAAGATAATCAGGTATCTATGGAAGGCAACATCAGCGGACAGATACGAGGGTATTTCACTTATCATTTCTGTAAAATACTTCGTGCTACCAACGGAAATATCGTCCGAAAAACACTTGATAAGCAGGTTGCTATTGCATTAGCAGCGATGGGAGCCGCCCAGATTAACCAAACGGAAAGCATTACGGCAGAATTTTCACAAAAAATATTCACTTAA
- a CDS encoding trypsin-like serine peptidase gives MSKIENNNPMTTEEVLRLRTVKAKSTEKPSVIEKLFSQRPAMETINGRTFPKGMKTIGMPMDEKTAENRVLETDHFYPTHADFEYSPKLEPKRDRKPKFIERDSFLTPENARTIFGADQRKVYNSTAYPWRCVGRVESSLGSGSGVMIGPRHLLTCSHIVDWQPNNTTGWLKFTPMYYNGSAPYGTAWGTLTYYKYKVAGPTIDSTEIQYDYVVIVLDRPIGNSTGWLGSKSYSDSWDGGAYWTHAGYPGDLTGTQRPTYQTGIALDGDFWSADDNESMSHKADIWPGQSGGPFWGYWDGSPYAVATQSAHNPSDNFASGGSDLVNLVIRARNEHP, from the coding sequence ATGTCAAAAATTGAAAACAACAACCCCATGACCACTGAAGAGGTTTTAAGACTCAGAACCGTTAAAGCAAAATCCACTGAAAAACCCTCTGTCATTGAAAAATTATTCAGCCAGCGCCCTGCTATGGAAACCATTAACGGAAGAACTTTCCCGAAAGGAATGAAGACCATAGGAATGCCTATGGATGAAAAAACAGCAGAAAATCGGGTTCTGGAAACCGATCATTTCTACCCTACCCATGCTGATTTTGAATACAGCCCAAAACTGGAACCGAAAAGAGACCGTAAACCTAAGTTCATTGAAAGAGATTCTTTCCTGACTCCTGAAAATGCAAGAACAATTTTCGGAGCAGATCAAAGAAAGGTCTATAATTCTACAGCTTACCCGTGGAGATGTGTAGGCAGAGTAGAAAGTTCTCTAGGATCAGGAAGCGGTGTGATGATCGGACCAAGACACCTTCTTACGTGCTCTCACATTGTAGACTGGCAGCCTAATAATACGACAGGATGGCTGAAGTTCACCCCAATGTATTATAACGGAAGCGCTCCTTACGGAACGGCCTGGGGTACATTAACCTATTACAAGTATAAAGTAGCAGGTCCTACCATCGACTCTACAGAGATCCAATATGATTATGTAGTGATTGTCTTAGACAGACCTATCGGAAACAGTACAGGCTGGTTAGGTTCAAAATCCTATTCCGATTCCTGGGATGGAGGGGCTTACTGGACTCATGCAGGATATCCGGGAGACCTTACAGGAACGCAAAGACCAACCTACCAAACTGGCATTGCCCTGGATGGAGATTTCTGGAGTGCCGATGACAACGAAAGCATGAGCCATAAAGCAGATATCTGGCCCGGACAAAGCGGAGGTCCTTTCTGGGGATATTGGGACGGCTCTCCATATGCTGTGGCTACTCAAAGCGCACATAATCCAAGTGATAATTTTGCAAGTGGCGGCTCAGATTTGGTCAATCTGGTCATCAGGGCGAGAAATGAACATCCTTAA
- a CDS encoding LytR/AlgR family response regulator transcription factor, giving the protein MKINKVLIVEDERPNADRLKRLLLKLRPHIEILSVEDSITSAVHWLENNVVPDVIMMDVRLADGLSFEIFNKHEVKSAVIFTTAYDEYAVQAFKYNSVDYLLKPIEEEELDAALKRYETFMEAVPVVGTAIEGLLNYIQPKDYRKRFLIAHRDGYKTVLAEDILYFYTELGISKAMLNTGVVENVPQTLEELEKQLDPKFFFRANRQFIIHINSVKQIFNHFNGKLKLELRKQPDMEVIVSREKASVFKSWMDY; this is encoded by the coding sequence ATGAAGATTAATAAAGTTTTAATCGTTGAAGACGAAAGACCCAATGCAGACAGATTAAAAAGATTGTTGTTAAAATTAAGACCCCATATCGAAATTCTGTCTGTAGAAGACTCAATTACCTCAGCAGTACACTGGCTGGAAAATAATGTCGTTCCGGATGTGATCATGATGGATGTAAGGCTGGCAGACGGGCTTAGCTTTGAGATCTTCAATAAGCATGAAGTAAAAAGCGCTGTAATATTCACCACGGCATATGATGAATATGCAGTACAGGCCTTCAAATACAACAGTGTAGATTACCTGCTGAAACCTATTGAAGAAGAAGAACTGGATGCGGCTTTAAAACGCTACGAAACTTTTATGGAAGCCGTTCCGGTAGTAGGAACAGCCATCGAAGGACTTTTAAATTATATCCAGCCCAAAGACTACAGAAAACGTTTTCTGATCGCTCATAGAGACGGATACAAAACCGTTTTGGCAGAAGATATCCTATACTTCTATACCGAATTGGGAATCAGCAAAGCCATGCTGAATACCGGAGTCGTAGAGAATGTTCCTCAGACCCTGGAAGAATTAGAAAAACAGTTGGATCCTAAATTCTTTTTTCGTGCCAACAGGCAGTTTATTATCCACATCAATTCTGTAAAGCAGATTTTTAATCATTTTAATGGAAAACTAAAGCTTGAACTGAGAAAACAACCTGATATGGAAGTGATTGTAAGCCGCGAAAAAGCTTCTGTTTTCAAATCCTGGATGGATTATTAA
- a CDS encoding universal stress protein has translation MKTIIVCTDFSQEAENAVHYAASMAKEHHYRLILFTLQTVSIHALNAQASAEFFYSQTLKNQKKLEDKATELETLYAVETGYHLASGNFIEELESCIQLHECNFLVMGMAEKTLEQKLLGNCVTTAIHRIKKPILIIPGHIEYAGIRKILFAYDTHKSMTWSSMNDIYYFINEFNAEVEVFNVSEILEDFENVIHDIDLNSGYDLDDIKYSFKMIQSIEVIKAIEEEIRLTGPDLLTMVPYKYTLAESLFHRSKTAIMAYKNKIPLLSIPLNID, from the coding sequence ATGAAAACAATAATTGTCTGCACAGATTTTTCCCAGGAAGCCGAAAATGCTGTTCATTATGCAGCATCTATGGCTAAAGAACATCATTACAGGCTGATACTCTTTACTCTGCAAACCGTTTCTATTCACGCTTTGAATGCACAGGCTTCCGCTGAATTTTTTTATAGCCAAACGCTTAAAAATCAGAAAAAACTGGAGGATAAAGCGACCGAGCTAGAGACGCTTTATGCTGTAGAAACCGGGTATCATCTGGCTTCCGGAAATTTTATTGAAGAGCTTGAAAGCTGTATTCAACTTCACGAATGTAATTTTCTTGTCATGGGAATGGCAGAAAAAACCCTTGAGCAGAAACTGTTGGGAAACTGTGTAACCACAGCTATTCACAGGATTAAAAAGCCCATACTCATTATTCCTGGTCATATAGAATATGCAGGCATCAGGAAGATTCTTTTTGCTTATGATACGCATAAAAGCATGACCTGGTCTTCCATGAATGACATTTATTATTTCATTAATGAATTTAATGCTGAGGTTGAGGTATTTAACGTAAGTGAAATCCTGGAGGATTTTGAGAACGTTATTCATGATATTGACCTGAACTCCGGATATGATCTAGATGACATTAAATACAGCTTTAAAATGATTCAATCTATAGAAGTCATCAAGGCCATTGAAGAGGAAATACGATTAACGGGCCCGGATCTTCTGACGATGGTTCCTTATAAATATACCCTTGCAGAATCTCTGTTTCACCGCAGTAAAACAGCTATTATGGCTTATAAAAATAAAATTCCCTTACTGTCAATTCCCCTAAACATAGATTAA
- a CDS encoding efflux RND transporter permease subunit, which produces MLKKIIDRPVLATVISLIIVILGIIGLNQLAVTRFPDISPPTITVSGSYPGGNSETVIRSVVTPLEEQINGVEDMEYMKSTASNDGTFSISIIFKQGVNADQAAVNVQNRVQQATPILPQEVVRMGLTTSKQQNSMVLIFNIYTDDNKQYDETFLQNYANINLIPQVKRVKGVGQAMVFGLKDYSMRIWLNPQKMSSYGLEPADVSRAIADHSLESAPGKLGEESDAALEYVIRYKGKKNKPEQYENIIVKNTGSQVIRLKDVARVEFGAISNTGDNLSNGKNAVTVAIMQTTGSNANQIEIGVNKALDQLSKSFPPGIKYTKVMSTKERLDEATGQVKSTLIEAFILVFIVVFIFLQDFRSTIIPAVAVPVAIIGTFFFLLVLGFTINVLTLFALVLAIGIVVDDAIVVVEAVHSNMEGTDLSGREATHKAMSEITGAVISITLVMSAVFIPIGFMSGSAGLFYKQFAYTLAIAIIISAVNALTLTPALCAVFLKNNHSEEGKKPKGFGQRFAVAFNAGFNNMTNRYAKGVRFLIGRKWIAGGLIIAVIGVAGWLMYSTPKSFVPMEDDGFFMYTLSMPPGTALTKTTEVSNKINEILKGVDAVQENTSITGYNLLSNSAGPAYAMGFVKLKPKKERGGVQDIQEVVDMANAKLGVIKEGSVMTFRMPPVEGYGMTNDAEIVLQDRMGRDPQVLKAKADELIGQLMQVPEVAFAYTMFRADYPQMEIEVNEDKAKQLGVSISNLLGTVQTYFSGDQSQNFSRFGKFYRVNIKADGVFRMDEQAFNDIFVKNEKGDMVPVNTLITLKKVYGPESVQRYNLYNSLNINVSPKPGVSNGELMGKLEKTLSQLPSDYSYEWTGLSLEEKSAGNQTIAIFGLCLLFVYLLLAAQYESYILPLAVMLSIPTGIVGAFLGIKAIGLDNNIYVQVGLIMLIGLLAKNAILIVEFAIQRRKAGLSILDSALEGAKARLRPIIMTSLAFIVGMVPLMISTGGMASGNKSISTSAAIGMLSGVVLGVFVIPVLYMFFQYLDEKFSTKKKYQKIENQLTNEHI; this is translated from the coding sequence ATGTTAAAAAAGATCATAGACCGTCCGGTACTGGCGACGGTAATATCCCTTATCATCGTTATTTTAGGGATTATAGGATTGAACCAGCTGGCGGTGACCAGGTTTCCGGACATTTCCCCGCCTACGATTACCGTTTCAGGATCATATCCCGGAGGAAACAGTGAAACCGTGATCCGTTCCGTGGTAACTCCTCTGGAAGAGCAGATCAACGGTGTGGAAGATATGGAATACATGAAATCTACTGCCAGTAATGACGGTACATTCTCCATTTCCATCATATTCAAGCAGGGAGTAAATGCCGATCAGGCGGCTGTAAATGTGCAAAACAGAGTACAGCAGGCCACTCCGATACTTCCACAGGAGGTAGTGAGAATGGGATTAACCACGTCCAAGCAGCAGAACAGTATGGTGTTGATTTTCAATATTTATACTGATGACAATAAACAATACGATGAAACCTTTCTTCAGAACTACGCGAATATCAACCTTATTCCACAGGTAAAAAGGGTAAAAGGGGTCGGACAGGCCATGGTATTCGGTTTGAAAGATTATTCCATGAGAATATGGCTTAATCCTCAGAAAATGTCATCTTACGGGCTTGAACCGGCAGATGTTTCCAGAGCGATAGCAGATCACAGCCTGGAGTCTGCTCCGGGTAAATTAGGAGAAGAATCTGATGCAGCTTTAGAATACGTAATCCGATATAAAGGGAAGAAAAATAAACCTGAGCAATATGAAAATATTATTGTTAAAAATACAGGAAGCCAGGTCATCAGGTTAAAAGATGTGGCCCGTGTAGAATTCGGAGCCATTTCAAATACGGGAGATAACCTTTCCAATGGGAAAAATGCGGTTACTGTAGCGATTATGCAGACTACAGGTTCCAATGCGAATCAGATTGAAATAGGCGTTAATAAAGCCCTTGATCAGTTATCAAAATCATTCCCTCCAGGTATTAAATATACAAAGGTAATGAGTACCAAAGAACGATTGGATGAGGCTACAGGACAGGTGAAATCTACTTTGATAGAAGCATTTATTCTTGTATTTATCGTTGTATTTATTTTCTTACAGGATTTCAGATCTACGATTATTCCGGCAGTAGCAGTTCCGGTAGCCATTATCGGTACCTTCTTCTTTCTTCTGGTTTTAGGGTTTACGATAAACGTTTTGACCCTTTTTGCCCTTGTACTGGCCATCGGTATTGTAGTGGATGATGCCATTGTAGTAGTGGAAGCCGTTCACAGTAATATGGAAGGGACAGATCTTTCAGGAAGAGAGGCAACTCATAAGGCGATGAGTGAAATTACAGGAGCGGTGATTTCAATCACATTGGTGATGTCGGCTGTATTTATTCCAATCGGATTTATGTCCGGTTCAGCAGGGTTATTCTACAAGCAGTTTGCCTATACTTTAGCCATAGCAATTATTATTTCGGCGGTTAACGCTTTGACTTTGACCCCTGCTTTATGCGCTGTGTTTTTGAAAAACAACCACTCTGAAGAAGGTAAAAAACCAAAAGGATTCGGGCAAAGATTTGCAGTAGCATTCAATGCTGGCTTTAATAACATGACCAACCGTTATGCAAAAGGAGTCCGCTTTTTAATAGGAAGAAAATGGATAGCGGGAGGATTAATAATAGCGGTAATAGGGGTTGCAGGCTGGCTGATGTACAGCACGCCTAAGAGTTTTGTACCCATGGAAGATGACGGATTCTTCATGTACACCTTAAGCATGCCTCCGGGAACAGCATTGACCAAAACGACAGAAGTTTCGAACAAGATCAATGAAATCTTAAAAGGAGTAGACGCAGTGCAGGAAAATACTTCCATTACAGGATATAACCTCCTTAGTAACAGTGCAGGACCTGCTTATGCGATGGGATTTGTTAAACTGAAACCTAAAAAAGAAAGAGGCGGAGTACAGGATATCCAGGAAGTGGTAGATATGGCAAATGCAAAACTGGGAGTGATCAAAGAAGGAAGTGTAATGACCTTCAGAATGCCTCCGGTAGAAGGATACGGGATGACGAATGATGCTGAGATTGTTCTTCAGGACCGTATGGGTAGAGACCCTCAGGTTCTTAAAGCGAAAGCAGATGAACTGATTGGCCAGCTCATGCAGGTTCCGGAAGTGGCATTTGCCTACACCATGTTCAGGGCAGATTATCCTCAGATGGAAATTGAAGTGAATGAAGATAAAGCAAAACAGCTGGGAGTAAGCATTTCAAACCTGTTGGGAACTGTACAGACGTATTTCTCGGGAGATCAGTCTCAGAATTTCTCCAGATTCGGGAAATTCTATAGAGTGAATATTAAAGCGGACGGAGTTTTCAGAATGGATGAGCAGGCGTTCAATGACATTTTCGTAAAGAATGAAAAAGGAGATATGGTGCCGGTAAATACACTGATCACGCTGAAAAAAGTTTACGGCCCGGAATCCGTTCAGCGTTACAACCTTTACAACTCATTAAATATCAACGTGTCTCCAAAACCTGGAGTAAGTAACGGAGAACTGATGGGTAAGTTGGAAAAGACCTTAAGCCAATTACCCTCAGATTACAGCTACGAATGGACAGGACTAAGTTTAGAAGAGAAATCAGCAGGAAATCAGACGATTGCCATCTTCGGTTTATGTCTGCTGTTCGTTTACCTGCTGCTGGCAGCTCAATATGAAAGTTATATCCTTCCTTTAGCCGTAATGCTGTCCATCCCGACAGGAATTGTAGGAGCATTCTTAGGAATAAAAGCAATCGGGCTGGATAATAACATCTATGTGCAGGTAGGACTCATCATGCTTATCGGTCTTTTAGCTAAAAATGCGATCCTTATTGTAGAATTTGCCATACAAAGACGAAAAGCAGGTCTTTCCATTCTGGATTCTGCACTGGAAGGGGCAAAGGCAAGATTACGCCCCATTATCATGACCTCACTGGCGTTTATTGTGGGAATGGTTCCACTGATGATTTCTACGGGAGGAATGGCTTCAGGAAACAAATCCATCAGTACAAGTGCTGCCATAGGAATGCTGAGCGGAGTAGTTTTAGGCGTTTTTGTAATTCCTGTACTCTACATGTTTTTTCAGTATCTGGATGAGAAGTTTTCTACTAAAAAGAAGTATCAAAAAATAGAAAATCAATTGACAAATGAGCATATTTAA
- a CDS encoding sensor histidine kinase, which produces MEENNLVIIFTITLFIVVLTMIFIYVVFIKKKTTLVIEQKEKDLRFEKELATSQVEMKEQTLNYIGQELHDDLGQKLSVVRLRQNQLITKLKSSEKEDLIELNDLLGECIQDIRNLSKTLITEQIIHFGLAESIEREVSRIKKLKLLKIEFVTQKQDIDITPKHGLILFRIVQESINNILKHSKAKNVLIKIEDDCEKLHICISDNGRGFDTSSIQDGSGLKNMELRAKLIHAELSIHSELNKGTQTLITYHKNLL; this is translated from the coding sequence ATGGAAGAGAATAATTTGGTCATCATCTTTACCATTACTTTATTCATCGTTGTTTTGACAATGATCTTTATCTACGTGGTCTTTATCAAGAAAAAAACAACGCTGGTCATAGAGCAAAAGGAAAAAGACCTCCGGTTTGAAAAGGAACTGGCTACTTCACAGGTAGAAATGAAAGAGCAAACCCTCAATTATATCGGTCAGGAACTGCATGATGACCTGGGGCAAAAACTTTCTGTGGTCCGGCTGCGACAAAATCAGCTTATTACCAAATTAAAAAGCTCTGAAAAAGAAGACCTCATCGAACTGAATGATTTGCTGGGCGAATGCATACAGGATATCAGAAACCTGTCTAAAACACTGATCACCGAACAGATTATTCATTTCGGACTGGCAGAATCTATTGAAAGAGAAGTCAGCAGGATCAAGAAACTGAAATTATTAAAAATAGAATTCGTGACTCAAAAACAGGATATTGATATCACTCCTAAACACGGCCTGATACTTTTCAGGATCGTTCAGGAAAGCATCAACAATATTCTGAAACACTCCAAAGCCAAAAATGTTTTGATAAAGATAGAAGACGACTGTGAGAAATTACACATCTGTATCTCCGACAACGGAAGGGGCTTTGACACCAGCAGCATTCAGGACGGTTCCGGATTGAAAAATATGGAACTGAGAGCCAAACTGATTCACGCTGAACTGTCTATACACTCAGAACTGAATAAAGGAACACAAACTTTGATAACCTATCATAAAAATTTATTATGA
- a CDS encoding efflux RND transporter periplasmic adaptor subunit: protein MNYRKGYLVLSLTAAVILYSCGSGNGQENAAQMQQALPTDFIQVKSGNAEVSTGYPGSIEGQDNVDIKAQVTGYLEAVYIKEGQYVSQGQTLFRINPSVYNEQVNTNQAALKSALAAQESARLEVEKLKPLVEGKVVSDMQLKTAQASYKAASAQVAQAQSSLGSSKINANFTYIKAPVSGYIGRIPNRVGNLISPSDASPLTTLSNINTVNVYFSMNEADFISHSRAVAGGNTAENVELILADGSTYSLKGKLENASGNFDRNTGSIQMKAVFQNPDKLLRAGGTARVMIHNALNGVVKLPKTSVKDIQDRFFVYKLNGKDKVKMTQITVSGSTSQDYFIKEGVNAGDKIAINRIDALTDGAQVAATTVHLK, encoded by the coding sequence ATGAATTACAGAAAAGGATATCTGGTACTTTCACTTACAGCCGCAGTAATATTGTATTCGTGCGGTTCCGGAAACGGTCAGGAAAATGCCGCTCAGATGCAGCAGGCATTGCCTACAGATTTTATACAGGTGAAGTCTGGTAATGCAGAGGTATCTACAGGATACCCGGGAAGCATAGAGGGACAGGATAATGTAGATATTAAAGCACAGGTGACAGGATATCTGGAAGCAGTATATATCAAAGAAGGACAGTATGTAAGCCAGGGGCAGACCCTTTTCAGAATCAACCCATCCGTGTATAACGAGCAGGTAAATACCAATCAGGCCGCTTTGAAATCGGCATTGGCAGCACAGGAATCAGCAAGACTCGAAGTTGAAAAGCTGAAACCTCTTGTAGAAGGAAAAGTAGTTTCTGATATGCAGCTGAAGACTGCCCAGGCAAGTTATAAAGCCGCATCAGCGCAGGTAGCGCAGGCCCAGTCATCATTAGGGTCATCAAAGATTAATGCCAATTTTACGTATATCAAAGCACCGGTGAGCGGATATATAGGCAGAATTCCGAATAGAGTAGGAAATCTTATCAGCCCGTCCGATGCTTCACCTTTGACAACGCTTTCAAATATAAACACGGTTAACGTGTATTTCTCAATGAACGAAGCTGATTTTATTTCCCACAGCAGAGCTGTTGCTGGAGGAAATACCGCAGAAAATGTAGAGCTAATCCTTGCAGACGGCTCCACCTATTCTCTAAAAGGGAAACTGGAAAATGCCAGCGGAAATTTCGACAGAAATACAGGAAGCATTCAGATGAAAGCTGTTTTTCAAAATCCTGATAAATTATTAAGAGCCGGAGGAACAGCAAGAGTCATGATTCATAATGCCCTGAATGGAGTAGTCAAGCTTCCGAAAACTTCCGTAAAAGACATTCAGGACAGATTCTTTGTCTATAAACTGAATGGTAAAGACAAAGTGAAAATGACCCAGATTACCGTATCGGGAAGTACCTCCCAGGATTACTTCATCAAAGAAGGAGTGAATGCAGGAGATAAAATAGCCATCAACAGAATTGATGCCCTTACAGACGGAGCACAGGTTGCGGCCACAACGGTTCATTTGAAATAG
- a CDS encoding response regulator transcription factor, translating to MKTIPIAIVDDHTLISKALENMIMENTQYKVIMNHPNGEDFIAGIENASELPAVVLMDVNMPYKNGIETTEWLTEHHPDIKVIALTMDDDEKVLIRMLKAGAKGYLLKDMQPSILFQAIDTVFEKGSFYTDFVAQKLLKVKTEEMKNASLLSDLKDREKEFIKWACSELTYKEIADRMCLSPKTIDGYRDSVFVKLDIKNRAGLVLFALKHDLC from the coding sequence ATGAAAACTATTCCCATAGCGATCGTTGATGATCATACTTTAATCTCCAAAGCATTGGAGAATATGATCATGGAAAACACTCAATATAAGGTCATTATGAATCATCCTAATGGAGAAGATTTTATTGCAGGTATAGAGAATGCTTCCGAATTGCCCGCTGTAGTGCTGATGGATGTTAATATGCCTTATAAAAACGGTATAGAAACTACAGAATGGCTTACCGAGCATCATCCCGATATTAAAGTGATTGCCCTGACGATGGATGATGATGAAAAAGTTCTCATCAGAATGCTGAAAGCAGGAGCCAAAGGATATCTGCTGAAAGATATGCAGCCTTCTATTCTCTTTCAGGCTATTGACACGGTATTTGAGAAAGGCAGCTTTTATACGGATTTTGTTGCCCAAAAATTATTAAAAGTAAAAACAGAGGAAATGAAAAATGCGTCTCTCCTTTCAGATCTGAAAGACAGGGAAAAAGAATTTATAAAATGGGCCTGCAGTGAGCTTACCTACAAGGAAATTGCCGACAGGATGTGTCTGAGTCCTAAAACCATTGACGGCTACAGAGATTCCGTTTTTGTAAAACTGGATATAAAAAACAGAGCCGGGCTGGTACTCTTCGCCTTGAAGCATGATCTGTGCTGA
- a CDS encoding sensor histidine kinase translates to MNRISTIRKKIVRNKKILSTMKRRLVIWAVAVVTFCVFSYLIDPFDPVWKEYWDAPLKMILEDASWIVFFSIIISEVSIFIDRTLNKLLPWSNRTVKRLLIQCLIQIVGSVMIVIIINAIVDCTSVTLPEMDSRKEYTLLGQWIATNIVISLIISAFNTVDYLLENWKKTAVEAAQHKLRASKHKQAAMAAELQALKLQIDPHFIFNNLSVLSELILEDQQLGYEYSEKFARVYRYLLVNSKKDIIAVEEELKFLESYIFLIEKRIGEGVVFKIDVQEEYRSRFTLPLSLQLLVENAIKHNQTSKVNPLEIKVYTDPEGELVVSNTFLPLINKPDSSGVGLTNIIARYEILGYPKPVIEKTEDKFIVKLPLI, encoded by the coding sequence ATGAACAGGATTTCTACCATCAGAAAAAAAATAGTACGGAATAAGAAGATTCTTTCTACCATGAAAAGAAGACTTGTCATCTGGGCAGTAGCAGTGGTTACTTTCTGTGTTTTTTCCTATCTTATTGATCCATTTGATCCCGTTTGGAAAGAATATTGGGATGCCCCGCTGAAGATGATTCTGGAAGATGCCTCATGGATTGTCTTTTTTTCTATCATCATCTCTGAAGTAAGTATTTTTATTGACAGAACTCTCAATAAGCTGCTTCCGTGGAGCAACAGAACCGTAAAACGATTGCTCATTCAGTGTTTGATTCAGATTGTAGGAAGTGTTATGATTGTCATTATAATTAATGCAATTGTAGACTGTACTTCCGTAACCCTGCCCGAGATGGATTCCCGAAAAGAATATACACTGCTGGGACAGTGGATTGCAACCAATATAGTAATATCATTGATAATCAGTGCTTTTAACACCGTGGATTATTTACTTGAAAACTGGAAGAAAACTGCTGTAGAAGCGGCTCAGCACAAACTGAGAGCCTCCAAACATAAACAGGCAGCTATGGCCGCAGAACTTCAGGCACTTAAGCTTCAGATAGATCCTCATTTTATTTTTAATAACTTAAGTGTACTCTCAGAACTTATCCTTGAAGATCAGCAGCTGGGCTATGAATATTCAGAGAAGTTTGCCAGAGTATACCGATATCTGCTGGTCAATTCCAAAAAAGATATTATCGCAGTAGAAGAGGAACTGAAATTTTTAGAATCCTATATCTTTCTCATTGAAAAAAGAATTGGTGAAGGGGTTGTATTCAAAATAGATGTCCAGGAAGAATACAGATCCAGATTTACCCTTCCGCTGTCTTTACAACTGTTGGTTGAAAATGCGATTAAGCATAACCAGACCTCAAAAGTAAATCCTCTGGAAATAAAGGTTTATACAGACCCGGAGGGAGAACTGGTAGTCTCCAATACATTCCTGCCTTTGATCAATAAGCCGGATTCCTCAGGAGTGGGACTTACCAATATTATTGCACGATACGAAATATTGGGATATCCTAAGCCTGTGATTGAAAAAACGGAAGATAAATTTATTGTAAAACTCCCATTGATATGA